In Podospora pseudopauciseta strain CBS 411.78 chromosome 3, whole genome shotgun sequence, one genomic interval encodes:
- a CDS encoding hypothetical protein (EggNog:ENOG503P06G): MRSLSFATRHGITGLPEWWKSHDLGVTCTNIMELSSTVVADVLTPLAVYQLQKPVEQHSKSPEKEDTARGQNLAWNRDDLIRSLTPSVDPKWRIDGVDTDGRRFFALPLFAIDKQPVRIDVWLPPFEEYPLELRSNLKPEEAIYTPRDQLLSLPISKFLLKTLEEWSPTVPGFERDYLEAPFGSRIIIADIAASTRDMTIYLLPDYDIEQNMCSVDQLKKAWCNKVNEEDWPPTIDVSELSFKKQIHEAISLVTLPGQLGDRLVVLKSLLRDQRYMYNEIKTLLSLRPHANLVPRPLFLVTKKAKFGGKRGVAGFVMEYFEGGSLKDLLLRSKAEGAELDMRQKLRFARQLTEVLIHVNQHRFGFYPDLKPDNLVIRSDGKTEEVMDLVLLDLEQRGGWFSWSPPEVLYIEYMEILATWLDYEHGQQKQRATERLQNCLGSWEATSQSTRYKDQDGGFSFAWKALLQERLETNSKRLERAQVFMLGKLLWCLFEGEARLRCGIDHEILQENDAQDAIRFPHFDNTPKHVQDMIRECTRGAPEWEVDEKRGRKTGLTLKGGKLVQTKSISVDEVTDTATRKIARAFWERELEQANAFMDELLSCERPGIDATGCILPEAKRRPLLADILSRLVEFEEVCL, translated from the coding sequence CATGGAACTCTCAAGCACCGTTGTCGCCGACGTTCTGACCCCTCTGGCAGTTTACCAACTGCAGAAGCCAGTTGAGCAACACTCTAAATCACCAGAGAAAGAAGATACCGCTAGAGGCCAAAACCTAGCTTGGAACCGAGACGACTTGATTCGCAGTCTTACGCCCTCAGTCGACCCAAAATGGAGAATCGATGGAGTTGATACCGACGGCAGACGCTTCTTCGCCTTGCCCCTATTTGCGATAGACAAGCAGCCAGTCCGAATCGATGTTTGGCTCCCACCTTTTGAGGAGTACCCCCTCGAACTTCGAAGCAACTTGAAACCCGAGGAGGCCATATACACCCCCAGAGACCAACTTCTTTCGCTTCCCATCTCAAAGTTTCTGCTCAAGACTCTCGAAGAGTGGTCACCTACCGTACCGGGCTTTGAGCGAGACTATCTGGAGGCTCCTTTTGGCTcccgcatcatcatcgctGACATCGCCGCCTCCACCCGAGACATGACTATTTACCTGCTGCCTGATTACGACATTGAGCAGAACATGTGCAGCGTCGACCAGCTCAAGAAGGCCTGGTGTAACAAGGTGAACGAGGAGGATTGGCCCCCTACCATCGATGTGAGTGAGCTCAGCTTCAAGAAGCAGATTCACGAAGCAATCAGTCTTGTCACCTTGCCAGGACAATTGGGCGACCGGCTGGTTGTGCTCAAATCGTTGCTGAGAGACCAGCGATACATGTACAACGAGATCAAGACCCTTCTATCGCTCCGACCTCATGCCAACTTGGTGCCGAGGCCGCTTTTTCTCGTGACGAAGAAGGCAAAGTTTGGCGGCAAGAGGGGGGTTGCAGGCTTCGTGATGGAGTATTTTGAGGGCGGATCCCTCAAGGACTTGCTGCTTAGGAGCAAGGCTGAGGGAGCCGAGTTGGACATGCGGCAAAAACTCCGGTTTGCGAGGCAGTTGACAGAGGTCTTGATTCATGTCAATCAGCACCGATTCGGGTTCTATCCGGATTTGAAGCCGGACAATCTCGTCATTCGCTCCGACGGCAAGACAGAAGAGGTCATGGACCTGGTGTTGCTGGATTTGGAACagcgagggggttggttttcGTGGAGCCCCCCTGAGGTGCTGTACATTGAGTATATGGAGATTCTTGCCACATGGCTTGACTATGAACACGGTCAACAGAAGCAACGGGCTACCGAGAGGTTGCAGAACTGCCTTGGTAGCTGGGAGGCCACTAGCCAGTCGACGAGGTACAAGGACCAGGATGGTGGGTTTAGCTTTGCTTGGAAGGCCCTGTTGCAGGAAAGGCTGGAGACAAACAGCAAGAGGTTGGAAAGAGCACAAGTGTTTATGCTGGGGAAATTGTTGTGGTGTCTGTTCGAAGGTGAGGCGAGACTGAGGTGTGGCATTGACCACGAAATTCTCCAGGAAAATGATGCACAAGATGCCATTAGGTTTCCGCACTTCGACAATACACCCAAACATGTGCAGGACATGATCAGGGAATGCACAAGGGGGGCCCCAGAATGGGAGGTCGATGAGAAGAGAGGACGAAAGACTGGGTTGACCCTGAAGGGTGGTAAGTTGGTACAGACCAAAAGCATCAGTGTCGATGAAGTCACAGATACTGCGACAAGAAAAATCGCTAGAGCTTTCTGGGAACGAGAGCTGGAGCAAGCCAATGCTTTCATGGATGAGTTGCTCTCGTGCGAGCGACCGGGTATCGATGCGACAGGCTGCATCCTCCCCGAGGCAAAACGGCGGCCACTGCTTGCAGACATACTTTCGAGATTGGTCGAGTTTGAGGAAGTGTGTTTGTGA
- a CDS encoding hypothetical protein (EggNog:ENOG503PQF5) → MAPSIVSIAALAALLSPAIPNILVIAQLTAGCTTNSFTVSSWLIEDFDSSGTTVRFQALNRATNTSAQLSCQVSRNTSTWQACTSDSSRLIASVQLEAAVARVRINETWVCNDLTPSRPLNFAAQGEGSLPITCNTDACAPSSTDPLLIKSVLSSPFPLSPSAVPGPSGHDKEGCAAGSRTPSWEIFSTQLNLRNVSGRIEGGNAFIQLRNTITDYRASCFGTLTGTAPATMQCSAQSTGRPRAPKYNINTVLTFSPGSFVLSVNETWFCDDANPAQPIEIFGVGTARLPLECSAVGETTTYCAGDPATFTGRLISEKPIPPFSLGDPLPTAPSCTISSVVAPSYRFSDFETIVASGSSLGSIRFGVELNTGAAFTGYPSTFFRSGVSVSVTEGGSTAWYPCVLESVGEQSLTPTACAFRYDAATQSLSLSADWKCSDLDASRPVSFTGDLRTTVPSLTCSTTSGRTRCATAPGQAWAANVTSVYWGN, encoded by the exons ATGGCGCCGTCCATCGTCTCCATTGCGGCCCTAGCCGCTCTCTTGTCACCAGCAATCCCAAATATTCTGGTCATTGCTCAACTCACCGCTGGCTGCACGACAAATTCGTTCACAGTCTCCAGTTGGCTCATTGAAGATTTCGATTCCAGCGGAACGACTGTGCGATTTCAGGCACTCAACCGAGCCACCAACACATCAGCTCAACTGAGTTGTCAGGTTTCAAGAAACACGTCAACATGGCAAGCTTGCACTAGTGACAGCTCTCGTTTGATTGCTTCGGTGCAGCTGGAGGCGGCTGTAGCTCGAGTGCGAATAAACGAGACATGGGTGTGCAATGATCTTACTCCCTCAAGACC GCTCAACTTTGCTGCCCAAGGAGAGGGTTCCCTGCCAATTACCTGCAATACCGACGCTTGCGCCCCCTCGTCCACCGATCCCCTCTTGATCAAGTCTGTCCTCAGCTCCCCCTTCCCGCTGAGCCCATCAGCAGTTCCTGGGCCTTCTGGTCACGACAAGGAGGGTTGCGCAGCCGGGTCACGAACACCGTCGTGGGAGATCTTTTCCACTCAGCTGAATCTCCGGAACGTGTCCGGAAGGATTGAAGGAGGAAACGCCTTCATCCAACTGAGAAATACCATCACCGACTACCGTGCATCTTGCTTCGGGACATTAACCGGCACTGCCCCTGCGACTATGCAGTGTTCAGCTCAGTCTACTGGACGGCCCAGAGCGCCAAAATACAACATCAACACTGTCCTCACATTTAGTCCTGGCTCCTTTGTCCTGTCAGTCAACGAGACGTGGTTCTGTGATGACGCGAACCCTGCCCAGCC CATTGAGATCTTTGGTGTTGGCACTGCCCGGCTCCCACTCGAATGTTCCGCTGTCGGAGAGACGACAACCTATTGCGCTGGTGACCCAGCCACGTTTACCGGCCGCCTGATTTCTGAAAAGCCAATCCCGCCATTTTCTCTTGGTGACCCTCTCCCCACAGCCCCAAGTTGCACAATCTCATCAGTTGTCGCTCCATCGTATAGATTCTCCGACTTTGAAACAATAGTAGCGTCAGGATCGAGCCTGGGAAGCATCAGGTTCGGCGTTGAGCTCAACACTGGAGCCGCGTTCACGGGCTACCCGTCTACTTTTTTCAGATCCGGCGTTTCGGTGTCTGTCACAGAGGGCGGGTCAACCGCATGGTATCCTTGCGTTTTGGAGAGTGTTGGAGAGCAGAGTCTGACACCCACGGCTTGTGCGTTCCGGTATGATGCCGCCACGCAGAGTCTATCCCTCAGTGCGGATTGGAAGTGTAGTGACCTGGACGCTAGTCGACC GGTTTCCTTTACGGGCGATCTCAGGACAACGGTTCCTAGCTTGACTTGCTCAACAACATCGGGGAGAACTCGATGTGCTACAGCTCCAGGGCAAGCTTGGGCAGCGAACGTGACCAGCGTCTACTGGGGTAATTAA